Proteins encoded within one genomic window of Tidjanibacter massiliensis:
- the coaD gene encoding pantetheine-phosphate adenylyltransferase, producing the protein MKKTALFPGSFDPFTLGHQAIVEDGLKIFDRIVVGIGSNSEKNGLLTVENRKRLIEDLYGADDRVTVAVYSELTGEFCRQIGANFLLRGMRNTVDYEYERNMMVVNQMLFPEITTVLLFTPPRYVAISSSIIRELIAFGGDPTGLMPDNIDIKNYL; encoded by the coding sequence ATGAAAAAAACGGCGCTCTTTCCGGGGTCGTTCGACCCGTTCACACTCGGACACCAGGCCATCGTGGAGGACGGTCTGAAAATATTTGACCGCATCGTGGTCGGCATCGGCTCCAATTCGGAGAAGAACGGGCTGCTGACCGTGGAGAACCGCAAACGGCTCATCGAAGACCTGTACGGCGCCGACGACCGGGTGACAGTGGCGGTCTACTCGGAACTCACGGGCGAATTCTGCCGCCAAATCGGGGCGAATTTCCTGCTGCGCGGCATGCGCAATACGGTAGACTACGAATACGAACGGAACATGATGGTAGTAAACCAGATGCTCTTTCCGGAAATCACCACCGTCCTGCTCTTCACGCCGCCCCGTTATGTGGCCATCTCATCGAGCATCATCCGGGAGCTCATCGCCTTCGGCGGCGACCCGACGGGACTGATGCCGGACAACATAGACATCAAAAATTACCTTTAG
- a CDS encoding glycine--tRNA ligase, whose protein sequence is MTQEELFKKLVAHCKEYGFIFPSSEIYDGLSAVYDYGQMGVELKNNIKRYWWDSMTKLHDNIVGIDAAIFMHPRVWEASGHVGAFNDPLIDNKDSKKRYRADVLIEDWIAKQDEKIDKEVEKGRKRFGERFDEEQFRATNPRVAEITAKRNEINTRMAQALNANDLDGLRQIIIDTEIACPISGTRNWTEVRQFNLMFDTKIGSVADGANTIYLRPETAQGIFVNFLNVQKTGRMKIPFGIAQIGKAFRNEIVARQFIFRMREFEQMEMQFFVRPGEELAWFAKWKEARMRWHRALGFGDDNYRFHDHEKLAHYANAAADIEFRFPFGFKEVEGVHSRTDFDLGRHEEFSGKKIRYYDAETGESYIPYVIETSIGVDRMVLQVLSAGYQEEKLENGEERTVLSIPAPLAPVKAAVLPLVKKDGLPEIAHRIKNTLRYDYNIQYDEKDSIGKRYRRQDAIGTPLCITVDHQSAEDGTVTVRDRDTMRQERVNIEAIPALVESKAGMRALLDKLA, encoded by the coding sequence ATGACACAAGAAGAACTTTTCAAGAAGCTCGTCGCACACTGTAAGGAATACGGCTTCATATTCCCTTCGAGCGAGATATACGACGGCCTGAGCGCCGTGTACGACTACGGCCAGATGGGCGTCGAACTGAAGAACAACATCAAGCGCTACTGGTGGGATTCGATGACGAAGCTCCACGATAACATCGTGGGCATCGACGCGGCCATCTTCATGCACCCGCGCGTATGGGAAGCGTCGGGACACGTGGGCGCCTTCAACGACCCGCTGATAGACAACAAGGACTCCAAAAAGCGCTACCGTGCCGACGTGCTCATCGAAGACTGGATTGCCAAACAAGACGAAAAGATAGACAAGGAGGTCGAAAAGGGCCGCAAACGCTTCGGGGAACGGTTCGACGAGGAACAGTTCCGCGCCACCAATCCGCGCGTGGCGGAGATTACCGCGAAACGAAACGAAATCAACACCCGCATGGCACAGGCGCTCAACGCCAACGACCTCGACGGCCTGCGCCAAATCATCATCGACACCGAGATAGCCTGCCCCATTTCGGGAACGCGCAACTGGACGGAGGTACGCCAGTTCAACCTGATGTTCGATACGAAGATAGGTTCGGTGGCCGACGGAGCGAACACCATCTATCTGAGACCCGAAACGGCACAGGGCATCTTCGTCAATTTCCTCAACGTGCAGAAGACGGGCCGCATGAAGATTCCTTTCGGCATCGCACAAATCGGCAAGGCTTTCCGCAATGAAATCGTCGCACGGCAGTTCATCTTTCGCATGCGCGAATTCGAACAGATGGAGATGCAGTTCTTCGTACGTCCGGGCGAAGAGCTCGCATGGTTCGCGAAGTGGAAGGAGGCCCGCATGCGGTGGCACCGGGCACTCGGTTTCGGCGACGACAACTATCGTTTCCATGACCACGAGAAGCTGGCCCACTACGCCAACGCAGCCGCCGACATCGAGTTCCGCTTCCCGTTTGGTTTCAAGGAGGTGGAGGGCGTACACTCCCGCACCGACTTCGACCTGGGCCGGCACGAAGAGTTCTCCGGCAAGAAGATACGCTACTACGACGCGGAGACGGGCGAAAGCTATATCCCTTATGTAATAGAGACCTCCATCGGCGTAGACCGCATGGTATTGCAGGTACTTTCGGCGGGATATCAGGAGGAGAAGCTGGAGAACGGCGAAGAACGCACGGTACTCTCCATTCCCGCCCCGCTCGCACCGGTGAAGGCAGCCGTGTTGCCGCTCGTCAAAAAAGACGGCCTGCCGGAAATCGCCCACCGCATCAAGAACACGCTCAGATACGACTACAACATACAGTACGACGAGAAGGACAGCATCGGCAAGCGTTACCGCCGCCAGGATGCCATCGGCACCCCGCTCTGCATCACGGTAGACCACCAGAGTGCCGAAGACGGAACCGTCACGGTACGCGACCGCGACACCATGCGGCAGGAGCGGGTGAACATCGAAGCGATACCGGCCCTCGTGGAGAGCAAGGCCGGCATGCGTGCCCTGCTGGACAAACTCGCATAG
- a CDS encoding glutamine synthetase family protein, with amino-acid sequence MEMDIRSNTMQALIGKPAAEFTLADITAFVKDNGIGMVNFMYPAADGRLKTLNFVITNEEYLHSILTSGERVDGSSLFPFIEAGSSDLYVIPRLRTAFIDPFAELPTLCFLCSFFDKDGQRLESSPEYTLYKAKKAFTEATGMTYEAMGELEYYVSAPENEQTQMYPAVDQKGYHESAPFAKFNSFRTQCMYYIALIGGKIKYGHSEVGNFRLDGRIYEQNEIEFLPTDVEDAADQLVLAKWVIRNLAYEYGLDTSFAPKITEGKAGSGLHIHMRIMKDGKNMMLDADGKLSETARRAIAGMMTLAPSITAFGNANPTSYFRLVPHQEAPTNICWGDRNRSVLVRVPLGWTTKRDMFSQVNPQDKEMHVDASSKQTVEIRSADCSADIYQLLSALCVACRYGLELPNGLEIADKTYVDVNIHKEENKARVASLDQLPDSCAASADKLAEQRAAYEAKGIFSPAMIDSIIKTLRSYNDADIRREVKQHPELMSEMVSKYYYCG; translated from the coding sequence ATGGAAATGGACATACGTTCTAACACCATGCAGGCCCTCATCGGAAAACCGGCTGCGGAATTTACGCTCGCCGACATCACCGCGTTCGTCAAGGACAACGGCATCGGCATGGTCAACTTCATGTATCCGGCCGCAGACGGCAGGCTGAAAACGCTGAACTTCGTCATCACGAACGAAGAGTACCTCCACTCCATCCTCACCTCCGGAGAGCGTGTGGACGGCTCCAGTCTCTTCCCCTTCATCGAGGCGGGCAGCAGCGACCTGTACGTCATACCGCGCCTGCGCACGGCCTTCATCGACCCGTTCGCCGAACTGCCCACGCTGTGTTTCCTCTGCTCTTTCTTTGACAAAGACGGCCAGCGCCTCGAAAGTTCGCCGGAATATACGCTGTACAAGGCCAAGAAAGCCTTCACCGAAGCCACCGGCATGACGTACGAGGCGATGGGCGAGCTCGAATACTATGTGTCGGCTCCCGAAAACGAGCAGACGCAAATGTATCCTGCCGTAGACCAGAAAGGCTACCATGAATCGGCACCGTTCGCAAAATTCAACAGTTTCCGCACCCAGTGCATGTACTACATCGCACTCATCGGCGGCAAAATCAAATACGGCCACTCGGAAGTGGGCAATTTCCGCCTCGACGGCCGCATCTACGAGCAGAACGAAATTGAGTTCCTCCCCACCGACGTGGAAGACGCAGCCGACCAGCTGGTGCTGGCCAAATGGGTGATTCGCAACCTCGCCTACGAATACGGCCTCGATACCAGCTTCGCTCCGAAAATCACCGAAGGCAAGGCAGGTTCGGGACTCCATATCCACATGCGCATCATGAAGGACGGCAAGAACATGATGCTCGATGCCGACGGCAAACTGTCGGAAACCGCACGCCGGGCCATCGCCGGCATGATGACGCTCGCACCGTCGATTACCGCGTTCGGCAACGCCAACCCGACCTCTTACTTCCGCCTCGTTCCTCATCAGGAGGCTCCGACGAACATCTGCTGGGGCGACCGCAACCGTTCGGTACTCGTACGCGTACCGCTGGGATGGACTACCAAACGCGACATGTTCTCGCAGGTGAACCCGCAGGACAAGGAGATGCACGTGGATGCCTCCTCGAAACAGACCGTCGAAATACGTTCGGCCGACTGCTCCGCCGACATCTATCAGTTGCTATCGGCCCTCTGTGTCGCCTGCCGCTACGGACTCGAACTTCCCAACGGGCTCGAAATAGCCGACAAGACCTATGTGGATGTCAATATCCACAAGGAGGAGAACAAGGCGCGTGTCGCATCACTCGACCAGCTTCCCGACTCGTGCGCCGCATCCGCCGACAAACTGGCCGAACAGCGTGCCGCATACGAAGCCAAAGGCATCTTCAGCCCGGCAATGATAGACAGCATCATCAAGACGCTGCGGTCGTACAACGACGCCGACATACGTCGTGAAGTAAAACAGCACCCGGAACTGATGTCCGAAATGGTCAGCAAATACTACTACTGCGGTTGA
- a CDS encoding TlpA disulfide reductase family protein, producing the protein MKKILLIAAMAVMLCSCGKKNSYTITGNVTGLEGTVTLMNDAGDDIAEAPVTDGQFTLQGTADEPSLALLSNNDRPLAMIFLEPGKITVAGEKNEALKITGTKANDSNTALNDRQYEIMERFYTAGSEEERQAIADEMKGTIAEAMDANLDNYFGLYLLTSLMNEWNGDAIIAKLDQFSPAVRETKLAGEIREHAEAKKNTDVGSKYVDIILPDAEGNEIALSSVVGEGKYVLLDFWASWCGPCMMELPFLVKSYEMFHDKGFEIYGVSLDSEADAWKEAMADNKMTWINVAAMNDEEQKATKAYAIQSIPSNFLIGPDGTIVAKNLRGDDVKAKLAELINK; encoded by the coding sequence ATGAAAAAAATCCTATTGATTGCAGCCATGGCGGTTATGCTGTGCAGCTGCGGAAAGAAGAACAGCTACACCATCACGGGTAACGTAACGGGACTCGAAGGAACCGTGACGCTGATGAACGATGCGGGCGACGACATCGCCGAAGCACCCGTCACCGACGGCCAGTTCACCCTTCAGGGTACCGCCGACGAACCGTCGCTCGCCCTGCTCAGCAACAACGACCGGCCTCTGGCAATGATTTTCCTCGAACCGGGCAAAATAACCGTCGCAGGAGAGAAAAACGAAGCGCTGAAAATTACCGGAACCAAGGCAAACGACAGCAACACGGCCCTCAACGACCGCCAGTATGAAATCATGGAACGCTTCTACACGGCCGGTTCGGAAGAGGAACGCCAGGCGATAGCCGACGAGATGAAAGGCACCATCGCAGAAGCCATGGACGCCAACCTCGACAACTATTTCGGACTCTATCTCCTGACAAGCCTGATGAACGAATGGAACGGCGACGCCATCATCGCCAAACTCGACCAGTTCTCACCGGCCGTCCGGGAGACCAAGCTCGCGGGTGAAATCCGGGAACACGCCGAAGCCAAGAAGAACACCGACGTGGGCAGCAAATACGTAGATATCATCCTGCCCGATGCCGAAGGCAACGAAATAGCGCTCTCTTCGGTGGTAGGCGAAGGCAAATACGTCCTGCTCGATTTCTGGGCATCGTGGTGCGGTCCCTGCATGATGGAGCTCCCCTTCCTCGTGAAGTCCTACGAGATGTTCCATGACAAAGGCTTCGAAATATACGGCGTCTCGCTCGACAGCGAAGCGGACGCATGGAAAGAAGCCATGGCCGACAACAAAATGACATGGATAAACGTGGCAGCCATGAATGACGAAGAGCAAAAGGCCACGAAGGCATACGCCATCCAGAGCATCCCCTCCAACTTCCTCATCGGCCCCGACGGAACCATCGTAGCCAAGAACCTGCGCGGCGACGACGTAAAGGCCAAACTCGCCGAGCTCATCAACAAATAG
- a CDS encoding L,D-transpeptidase, translated as MNHTITAAWTATLLACCLGTPPDATAQQTPPVRITCNTDGTSAPNGVEIVKELSYTQHTLGDTYPYKDTERRFQWDKIGEWLSALEAAQQDSVTWVTLQNYKDRNGIAPEVQDPEINEYRSATDRYGVSRYQSIPLYGSQTGKPARYSRDGALFLLLKDSADYVKVCSMLYDGAWYVPKDYVRTLPVHRFSKVIFVDRTDQNIATLEKVGTVWYVRSMNPATTGLHNPPYQQETPLGVYVIQEHKPKMYYLRDGSSEIAGFAPWASRFTRGGYIHGVPLNNPKANEKNYIEFSPTLGTTPRSHMCVRNATSHAKYIYDWATPLESLVIVID; from the coding sequence ATGAATCACACGATTACCGCCGCATGGACGGCAACCCTTCTCGCCTGCTGCCTCGGCACTCCGCCGGACGCCACGGCACAGCAAACCCCTCCGGTTAGGATAACATGCAATACCGACGGAACGTCGGCACCGAACGGAGTAGAGATAGTCAAGGAACTCTCCTATACGCAACACACCCTCGGCGACACCTACCCCTACAAGGACACCGAAAGGCGCTTCCAATGGGACAAGATAGGTGAATGGCTTTCGGCTCTCGAAGCGGCCCAGCAGGATTCCGTCACATGGGTAACGCTCCAGAACTACAAGGACAGGAACGGCATAGCCCCCGAAGTACAAGACCCGGAGATAAACGAATACCGCAGCGCCACGGACCGTTACGGCGTCAGCCGCTACCAGTCCATCCCCCTGTACGGCAGCCAGACGGGGAAACCGGCCCGTTACAGCCGCGACGGGGCGCTTTTCCTGCTGCTGAAGGACAGCGCCGACTACGTCAAGGTCTGTTCAATGCTTTACGACGGCGCATGGTACGTCCCGAAGGATTATGTACGGACACTCCCCGTACACCGCTTTTCAAAAGTGATTTTCGTCGACCGTACCGACCAGAACATAGCGACGCTGGAGAAGGTGGGCACCGTCTGGTACGTACGGAGCATGAATCCGGCGACCACCGGCCTGCACAATCCGCCCTACCAGCAGGAGACACCGCTAGGCGTCTATGTGATACAGGAACACAAGCCGAAGATGTACTACCTCCGCGACGGGAGCTCCGAAATTGCAGGTTTCGCGCCGTGGGCCAGCCGCTTCACCCGCGGCGGATACATTCACGGCGTTCCGCTCAACAATCCGAAAGCGAATGAAAAGAACTACATCGAATTCAGTCCGACACTGGGAACGACGCCCCGTTCGCACATGTGCGTGCGCAACGCCACCTCCCACGCCAAATACATCTACGACTGGGCGACACCCCTCGAATCACTGGTCATAGTGATTGATTGA
- the ruvC gene encoding crossover junction endodeoxyribonuclease RuvC — translation MTSDKPLRIMGIDPGTNRMGYGVLEVKGSSVSCIAMGDIELGRLPDAYAKLHHIFERVSGLIEAYAPDEVALESPFFGENVQSMLKLGRAQGVAMAAALHREVPVFEYAPRRIKQSVTGVGGAAKEQVASMLKSMLGVEYNPKRLDATDGLAVALCHYFVTTSPLPAEGTHPKSGRRGSSGSWEEFVARNPEREIKARRKK, via the coding sequence ATGACCTCAGACAAGCCTCTGCGCATCATGGGGATAGACCCCGGGACGAACCGTATGGGCTACGGTGTGCTCGAAGTGAAGGGCAGCAGCGTGTCGTGTATCGCCATGGGGGATATCGAACTGGGGCGCCTGCCCGATGCCTATGCAAAGCTGCATCATATTTTCGAACGGGTATCGGGCCTTATCGAAGCGTATGCTCCGGACGAGGTGGCCCTTGAATCGCCCTTCTTCGGAGAGAACGTACAGAGCATGCTGAAACTCGGCCGCGCACAGGGTGTAGCGATGGCCGCCGCGCTTCACCGGGAGGTACCCGTATTCGAATACGCCCCTCGGCGAATCAAACAGTCCGTTACGGGTGTAGGCGGAGCGGCGAAGGAACAGGTGGCTTCCATGCTCAAAAGTATGCTCGGAGTGGAATATAATCCGAAAAGACTGGATGCGACGGACGGTTTGGCAGTAGCTTTGTGTCACTATTTTGTCACCACCTCTCCCCTGCCGGCAGAAGGAACGCATCCAAAGAGCGGACGGCGCGGCAGTTCGGGCAGTTGGGAAGAGTTCGTCGCCCGCAACCCGGAGAGGGAAATAAAAGCAAGAAGAAAGAAATAA
- the lpxD gene encoding UDP-3-O-(3-hydroxymyristoyl)glucosamine N-acyltransferase, giving the protein MEFTAGMIAAYLGGEVEGDADAVVSTFAKIEEGRPGALSFLANPKYEHYLYDTQSSVVIVDREFEARDTVRATLVRVTDAYASFAKLLELYAAHKPRKKGISDRAEIAGDATLGSDCYVGAFAVVEAGARIGDNVCIYPNVYIGDGVTVGDNTTIYAGVKIYEGCRIGSNVIIHAGAVIGADGFGFAPDEKGEYAKIPQIGNVVVEDNVEIGANTCIDRATMGSTVIRRGVKLDNLIQVGHNVVVGEHTVCASQVGIAGTSKIGRHCMLGGQVGIAGHLTIGDNVQLGSKSGISNNIPEGTVYFGYPALPISRYHRANAVFRNLPELSKTVYRMEKQLNELTGKTGE; this is encoded by the coding sequence ATGGAATTTACCGCAGGCATGATTGCCGCCTACCTCGGCGGCGAGGTCGAAGGGGATGCGGATGCCGTCGTTTCGACATTCGCCAAGATAGAGGAGGGACGCCCGGGAGCGCTGTCGTTCCTCGCCAACCCGAAATACGAACACTACCTGTACGACACGCAGTCGTCCGTGGTAATCGTGGACCGGGAATTCGAAGCCAGGGACACCGTCCGGGCGACGCTCGTACGGGTGACAGACGCCTACGCCTCGTTCGCCAAACTGCTCGAACTCTATGCCGCCCACAAACCGCGCAAGAAAGGAATAAGCGACCGGGCGGAAATCGCCGGCGACGCGACGCTCGGCAGCGACTGCTACGTCGGTGCATTCGCCGTCGTCGAGGCCGGTGCACGCATCGGCGACAACGTCTGCATCTACCCGAACGTCTACATCGGCGACGGGGTGACGGTAGGCGACAATACCACGATATATGCCGGAGTCAAGATATACGAAGGGTGCCGCATCGGCAGCAACGTCATCATCCACGCGGGAGCGGTCATCGGGGCCGACGGTTTCGGCTTCGCTCCAGACGAGAAGGGCGAATACGCCAAGATACCCCAGATAGGAAACGTCGTGGTGGAGGACAACGTGGAGATAGGAGCCAATACCTGCATCGACCGCGCCACGATGGGTTCGACCGTCATCCGTCGCGGCGTGAAGCTCGACAACCTCATACAGGTAGGCCACAATGTGGTCGTGGGCGAACATACCGTATGCGCCTCGCAGGTCGGCATAGCGGGTACGAGCAAAATAGGCCGCCACTGTATGCTGGGCGGACAGGTGGGCATCGCCGGCCACCTGACCATCGGCGACAACGTGCAGCTCGGTTCCAAATCGGGCATCTCGAACAACATCCCGGAAGGGACGGTCTATTTCGGCTACCCTGCCCTGCCCATCTCGCGGTACCACCGCGCCAACGCCGTATTCCGCAACCTGCCCGAACTGAGCAAGACGGTTTACCGCATGGAGAAACAGCTCAACGAACTGACTGGCAAAACCGGAGAATAA
- a CDS encoding DUF3857 domain-containing protein, which translates to MGRFLYLYATCLVWVCGSVWAQEPRTHEFGRMTVREFMESERLRETGAEAVVLYSLGDYAFLHDDWFMEGKEPFPVFSAGLETRIKILSPEGVRYGMFEFPYEEFSWPDGIFDIEGFTHNMDDSGRIVSVPLKLSDMSDADAGAGERVRRIVFPDVRDGSVVELRCVQRSRHTRMPEWRFQRGIPVLVSELVYTTCPYLGYSPVLKGARRYDYTEKRVVKGRQRAAYEYEPDYLVLRYGMKNLPAFPQEEYAGNAVDAVVRLVFRPEFSLSPRTGARTSYMRTWRQVNTELSKERDFGRYVQAAAKEYRKVREAVSGEAGGSVARQLYAYVRDNYAWNGVQAACASGRVADLVRSREGSSADLNLFLAGLLRAAGTDAVPVLLRVRGSGSVEREAPSKDAFNDVVIRVTDEEGVHFLDASERFAGFGELPARCADMEGLVAEPDTEEWVMLSQEQVAFDGREVGIVVDTAGIADVSVVRTFDGAAAMNLRSGCGGSADALARMVAGEEGASAARTEACDEPGKPLVVRYVCTEEVEREEDGTLRLAPFGAVFPGDNPFGQTTVRHFPVDIVFRPVDVYRVRIAIPQGYRVKSLPSGMKVEDGISRFTYEAVAGENEVVIEAEFSLSESRYPASAYALLRKRYDGMLDALSRPVVFEPEELLP; encoded by the coding sequence ATGGGAAGATTTTTGTATCTGTACGCAACATGTCTTGTGTGGGTCTGCGGGAGTGTCTGGGCGCAGGAGCCGCGAACGCATGAATTCGGCCGCATGACGGTACGGGAGTTCATGGAGAGCGAACGGCTTCGGGAAACGGGCGCCGAGGCTGTGGTGCTGTACAGTCTCGGAGATTATGCATTCCTGCACGATGATTGGTTCATGGAGGGGAAGGAGCCTTTTCCGGTCTTCAGTGCGGGGCTTGAAACGCGTATTAAGATACTCTCTCCCGAAGGGGTGCGTTACGGTATGTTCGAGTTCCCGTACGAGGAGTTCAGCTGGCCCGACGGTATCTTCGATATAGAGGGTTTTACGCATAATATGGACGACTCCGGTCGAATCGTCTCCGTGCCGTTGAAGCTTTCCGATATGTCGGATGCGGATGCCGGTGCCGGAGAACGGGTGAGGCGTATCGTTTTTCCCGATGTGCGTGACGGTTCCGTCGTGGAACTGCGGTGCGTACAGCGCTCCAGGCATACGCGGATGCCCGAATGGCGCTTCCAGCGCGGAATTCCCGTATTGGTCAGCGAACTCGTCTATACCACCTGTCCCTATCTCGGGTATTCGCCCGTACTGAAGGGGGCCCGGCGTTACGATTATACGGAGAAGAGGGTGGTGAAGGGACGGCAGCGGGCTGCTTATGAGTATGAACCGGATTATCTGGTTCTCCGGTATGGAATGAAGAATCTGCCCGCATTTCCACAGGAGGAGTATGCCGGCAACGCCGTCGATGCCGTGGTCAGACTCGTATTCCGTCCGGAGTTTTCGCTGTCGCCGCGTACCGGCGCACGAACCTCCTATATGCGCACTTGGCGGCAGGTGAATACGGAACTGTCGAAAGAACGCGATTTCGGCAGGTACGTACAGGCGGCCGCCAAAGAGTACAGAAAGGTGAGGGAAGCCGTTTCGGGAGAGGCCGGCGGGAGCGTCGCCCGGCAGTTGTATGCTTACGTGCGGGACAATTATGCCTGGAACGGCGTGCAGGCGGCGTGTGCTTCGGGCCGTGTCGCAGACCTCGTTCGGAGCAGGGAGGGCAGCAGTGCCGACCTCAACCTGTTCCTGGCGGGGCTGCTGCGTGCTGCGGGGACGGATGCCGTACCCGTATTGCTGCGGGTGCGCGGCAGCGGCAGCGTGGAGCGGGAGGCCCCTTCGAAAGATGCCTTCAATGATGTTGTCATTCGTGTTACGGATGAGGAGGGCGTACATTTTCTCGATGCGTCGGAACGTTTTGCCGGCTTCGGCGAGCTGCCGGCGCGGTGTGCTGACATGGAGGGATTGGTCGCTGAACCCGATACGGAGGAGTGGGTAATGCTGTCGCAGGAGCAGGTCGCCTTCGATGGTCGTGAGGTCGGTATCGTTGTCGATACCGCCGGTATCGCGGATGTTTCGGTAGTGCGCACTTTCGACGGGGCGGCCGCGATGAATCTGAGGAGCGGCTGCGGCGGGTCTGCCGATGCGCTTGCCCGGATGGTGGCAGGGGAGGAGGGGGCATCCGCCGCCCGGACGGAGGCGTGCGACGAACCCGGGAAGCCGCTCGTGGTACGGTATGTTTGTACGGAGGAGGTGGAGCGGGAAGAGGACGGGACACTGCGCCTTGCCCCCTTCGGGGCGGTCTTCCCCGGGGACAATCCGTTCGGACAGACGACCGTCCGGCACTTTCCGGTCGATATCGTTTTCAGACCCGTGGATGTCTATCGGGTGCGTATCGCAATTCCACAGGGGTACCGGGTGAAAAGCCTGCCGTCCGGCATGAAAGTCGAAGACGGAATCTCCCGGTTCACGTATGAGGCCGTCGCAGGAGAGAATGAGGTGGTTATCGAGGCCGAATTCAGCCTTTCGGAGAGCCGCTATCCGGCTTCGGCATACGCTCTGCTGCGGAAACGGTACGACGGGATGCTTGACGCACTTTCGCGTCCGGTAGTTTTTGAGCCGGAAGAGCTGCTGCCGTAA
- a CDS encoding helix-turn-helix domain-containing protein: protein MESVYTDGSSLFAAVTSGSEKRYGRHTVIENVRLAPWEVRMGADSLPVVLLVLYGRVDISVNGAERVPAGAGTVVLLPADCYYVLTAREEAHLLAYAVEELLEMWEGEPLSGGGAVGGGIVGRLSVLEMNERLWEYALTVSEYLFDGISSPRFMRMKAFEFMHLLQFYYARDELAAFFSPLLDEDMDFTRIVMDNWSRVRSKAELAAIAGLSTSRFGVKFKEVFGTSPYQWMMSRKSEQIYHKLVYGSESLREISEEFRFGSVQHFNDFCKKRFGMTPGKLRSQKRAEVVAV from the coding sequence ATGGAGAGTGTTTACACGGATGGAAGTTCTCTTTTTGCCGCAGTTACTTCCGGTTCCGAGAAACGTTACGGCAGACATACGGTGATAGAGAATGTCAGACTTGCTCCTTGGGAGGTACGTATGGGGGCGGATAGTCTGCCTGTCGTATTGCTCGTACTGTATGGCCGGGTCGATATATCCGTCAATGGTGCAGAGCGCGTACCGGCCGGGGCAGGGACGGTCGTGTTGCTGCCGGCCGACTGTTATTACGTATTGACGGCCCGCGAGGAGGCGCATTTGTTGGCATATGCCGTCGAAGAGCTGTTGGAGATGTGGGAAGGTGAACCGCTTTCCGGGGGAGGTGCCGTCGGAGGGGGAATCGTCGGACGGCTCTCCGTGCTGGAGATGAACGAACGCCTTTGGGAATATGCCCTGACGGTGTCGGAGTATCTTTTCGATGGTATTTCGAGTCCGCGATTCATGCGGATGAAAGCATTCGAGTTCATGCATTTGTTGCAGTTTTATTATGCGCGGGATGAGCTCGCGGCCTTTTTCTCTCCGCTGTTGGACGAGGACATGGATTTCACCCGTATCGTGATGGACAATTGGAGCCGGGTGAGGAGCAAGGCGGAACTTGCGGCGATAGCGGGATTGAGCACTTCCCGCTTTGGGGTGAAGTTCAAGGAGGTATTTGGCACGTCGCCTTATCAGTGGATGATGTCGCGCAAGAGCGAGCAGATATACCACAAACTGGTGTATGGCAGCGAATCGCTGAGGGAGATAAGCGAAGAATTCCGGTTCGGTTCCGTACAGCATTTCAATGATTTTTGTAAAAAGAGGTTCGGAATGACCCCCGGGAAGCTGCGCAGTCAGAAGCGTGCCGAGGTGGTTGCCGTGTGA
- a CDS encoding Bor family protein, which produces MKRILLAAICATVLTSCYNTRVIVGNVEKSEPLIEVSREWNHQLIYGLVPLNNATMKATEYVGDRENYVVRTYSSFLNGLVGSLTFGIYTPTSTVYYVPLKDIAPTHSVDVRNNEIIDLIEE; this is translated from the coding sequence ATGAAAAGAATCCTGCTTGCAGCAATCTGCGCAACGGTCCTGACCTCCTGCTACAATACACGGGTGATAGTGGGCAACGTAGAAAAGAGCGAACCGCTCATCGAGGTCAGCCGGGAGTGGAACCACCAACTGATTTACGGTCTCGTACCGCTCAACAACGCGACCATGAAGGCAACGGAGTATGTGGGTGACCGGGAAAACTACGTGGTCAGAACCTATTCGAGTTTTCTGAACGGTCTGGTAGGCTCGCTGACCTTCGGCATCTATACGCCGACCTCCACGGTCTATTACGTCCCTCTGAAAGACATCGCGCCGACCCACTCCGTCGATGTGCGAAACAACGAGATAATCGACCTGATAGAGGAGTAG